The following coding sequences lie in one Frigoribacterium sp. SL97 genomic window:
- a CDS encoding MMPL family transporter, protein MRTLARIVSGHRTAWAVLAATAVAVALLFTVLPQSEGDAAPPSGVPDTSQSAQVAELLTTFPSAETTVGILVFSHDGDRLDAADLTAVDERAAALAELATTPQAVRPQLSDDGTAAIVAVPLDATTVDADVAGTATSLRDAASADLPAGLDALLTGPIGFQDDIANAFAGADFRLLLVTVVVVAVLLIVTYRSPVLWIVPLAVVGAADALAGRVAAAVAEPLGIPLDASISGILSVLVFGAGTNYALLLVARYREELLLEPDRHRAMRTAVTSAGPAIAASGGTVALSLLTLLLASLTGNRALGLACAIGVGVAIVFALVALPAALVVCGRGLFWPFVPRASSSGRDRVSDGADATRTADATAGGAAHHAAPRRGFWDRLGRGVRRRPAVVAVASVAGIGVLCLGLSGYAVGLSQTDHLLGDPDSVTAQQVIDDSFSAGLTSRTTVIVPSTVADEATALASGTDGVDTATTGETEGGLTRVDLQLSAEPESDAAFATVERLRAGYADAGGGLADALVGGSDATAYDTKVAAQADIDLIAPIILAIVFAVLALLLRSLVAPVLLIASVLATFFASLGASTWLFQNVLGFPALDTAVTLYAFLFLVALGVDYNIFLTTRAREEGLVHGTREGMVRALASTGAVITSAGILLAAVFAVLGVLPVVALTQVGVIVCLGVLLDTLVVRTVLVPALVFLTGDAFWWPSRRPSVQPQAPQSPTRDASADASAATNRSR, encoded by the coding sequence ATGCGCACCCTCGCCCGCATCGTCAGCGGCCACCGCACCGCCTGGGCCGTGCTCGCCGCGACGGCCGTCGCCGTCGCCCTGCTCTTCACGGTCCTGCCGCAGAGCGAGGGCGACGCGGCCCCGCCGTCGGGCGTCCCCGACACGAGCCAGTCGGCCCAGGTGGCCGAGTTGCTCACGACCTTCCCGAGTGCCGAGACGACGGTGGGCATCCTGGTCTTCAGCCACGACGGCGACCGGCTCGACGCCGCCGACCTGACCGCCGTCGACGAGCGGGCGGCCGCCCTCGCCGAGCTCGCCACGACCCCGCAGGCCGTCCGGCCGCAGCTCAGCGACGACGGCACCGCGGCGATCGTGGCCGTCCCGCTCGACGCCACGACGGTCGACGCCGACGTCGCGGGCACGGCGACGAGCCTGCGGGACGCGGCCTCGGCCGACCTGCCCGCCGGGCTGGACGCCCTGCTCACCGGGCCGATCGGGTTCCAGGACGACATCGCGAACGCCTTCGCCGGGGCCGACTTCCGGCTCCTGCTGGTCACGGTGGTCGTCGTGGCCGTGCTGCTGATCGTCACCTACCGCAGCCCCGTGCTGTGGATCGTGCCGCTGGCCGTCGTCGGTGCCGCGGACGCCCTGGCCGGCCGGGTCGCGGCCGCCGTCGCCGAACCCCTGGGCATCCCGCTCGACGCCTCGATCTCGGGCATCCTCTCGGTGCTCGTCTTCGGCGCGGGCACCAACTACGCCCTGCTACTCGTCGCGCGTTACCGCGAAGAACTGCTGCTCGAGCCCGACCGCCATCGCGCGATGCGCACGGCCGTGACGAGCGCCGGGCCCGCCATCGCGGCCAGCGGCGGCACGGTCGCCCTGAGCCTCCTCACGCTGCTCCTCGCGTCGCTCACGGGCAACCGGGCCCTCGGTCTCGCCTGTGCGATCGGCGTCGGCGTCGCGATCGTGTTCGCCCTCGTCGCCCTGCCGGCGGCCCTGGTGGTCTGCGGTCGCGGGCTGTTCTGGCCCTTCGTGCCCCGCGCCTCCTCGTCCGGGCGCGACCGCGTCTCCGACGGGGCCGACGCGACGCGGACGGCCGACGCCACCGCAGGAGGCGCGGCGCACCACGCGGCACCGCGACGCGGCTTCTGGGACCGTCTCGGGCGCGGCGTCCGACGCCGTCCGGCCGTCGTGGCCGTGGCGTCCGTCGCGGGCATCGGCGTCCTCTGCCTCGGCCTGAGCGGCTATGCCGTCGGCCTCTCGCAGACCGACCATCTGCTCGGCGACCCCGATTCGGTCACCGCGCAACAGGTGATCGACGACTCGTTCTCGGCGGGGCTGACCAGCCGTACCACCGTGATCGTCCCCTCGACGGTCGCCGACGAGGCCACCGCGCTCGCGTCGGGCACGGACGGCGTCGACACGGCCACGACCGGCGAGACCGAGGGCGGACTGACGCGCGTCGACCTGCAGCTGTCCGCCGAACCCGAGAGCGACGCCGCGTTCGCCACCGTCGAGCGTCTGCGTGCCGGGTACGCCGACGCCGGCGGCGGCCTCGCCGACGCGCTCGTCGGGGGCAGCGACGCCACCGCCTACGACACGAAGGTGGCGGCGCAGGCCGACATCGACCTGATCGCGCCGATCATCCTGGCGATCGTGTTCGCCGTCCTGGCCCTGTTGCTGCGCTCGCTCGTGGCCCCCGTCCTGCTCATCGCCTCGGTGCTCGCCACGTTCTTCGCGAGCCTCGGGGCCTCGACCTGGCTGTTCCAGAACGTGCTGGGGTTCCCCGCGCTCGACACGGCGGTGACGCTGTACGCGTTCCTGTTCCTCGTCGCCCTCGGGGTGGACTACAACATCTTCCTCACCACCCGGGCCCGCGAGGAGGGCCTCGTGCACGGCACCCGCGAGGGCATGGTGCGGGCCCTGGCCTCGACCGGCGCCGTCATCACGAGTGCGGGCATCCTGCTGGCGGCCGTCTTCGCCGTCCTCGGCGTGCTGCCGGTCGTCGCCCTGACCCAGGTCGGCGTGATCGTCTGCCTCGGCGTGCTGCTCGACACCCTGGTCGTGCGCACCGTGCTGGTGCCCGCGCTCGTGTTCCTCACCGGTGACGCGTTCTGGTGGCCGAGCCGGCGTCCGTCGGTTCAGCCGCAGGCGCCCCAGAGCCCGACCCGCGACGCCTCGGCCGACGCCTCGGCCGCGACGAACCGGTCGCGGTAG
- a CDS encoding MFS transporter — MTPVPTSTPVAPTRSERLDELPFTSKHRRLLAGSGIGWALDALDVGLLSFVIAQLMTVWSDQAGQLAWVASAGFAGMAIGAAVGGSLADRLGRKTVFALTLLLYGLATGLSALSWSVGVLLVLRFVVGLGLGSELPVASTLVSEFSPRRIRGRVVVLLEAFWAVGSIGAALVGYLVIPTSDDGWRWALLIGAAPALYAVFVRLRMPESVRFLESKGRHDEAERTVRGFEQAAGVAAPTVAAEEARVVEKPVRASVGRLFGAGMARRTVAIWVVWFMTNFSYYGAFVWLPSLLVAAGFPLVRSFGYVLIITLAQLPGYAASAWLIEKWGRRGTLATFLLGSAVAAVFFGFGAVSGSVAQILVAGMALSFFNLGAWGALYAVTPELYPTPLRGTGAGWAAGVGRIASIAAPLSVPPLIALGGPPTLFVVFGAVFVVGAVAATMLPELRGTRLAE, encoded by the coding sequence ATGACCCCCGTCCCCACCTCGACCCCGGTCGCCCCGACGCGCAGCGAGCGCCTCGACGAGCTGCCGTTCACCTCGAAGCACCGTCGCCTGTTGGCCGGCTCGGGCATCGGATGGGCCCTGGACGCGCTCGACGTCGGCCTGCTCTCGTTCGTCATCGCCCAACTGATGACCGTGTGGAGCGACCAGGCCGGACAACTGGCCTGGGTCGCGTCGGCCGGGTTCGCGGGCATGGCGATCGGCGCGGCCGTCGGTGGTTCGCTGGCCGACCGCCTGGGCCGCAAGACCGTCTTCGCCCTGACCCTGTTGCTCTACGGCCTCGCCACCGGCCTCTCGGCCCTGTCCTGGTCGGTCGGCGTGCTGCTCGTCCTGCGCTTCGTCGTCGGACTCGGCCTGGGCTCCGAACTGCCGGTCGCGTCGACCCTCGTCAGCGAGTTCTCACCCCGGCGCATCCGGGGCCGGGTGGTCGTCCTGCTCGAGGCGTTCTGGGCCGTCGGCTCGATCGGGGCCGCCCTCGTCGGCTACCTCGTGATCCCGACGAGCGACGACGGCTGGCGCTGGGCCCTGCTGATCGGTGCCGCTCCCGCGCTCTACGCCGTGTTCGTCCGCCTCAGGATGCCCGAGTCGGTGCGCTTCCTCGAGTCGAAGGGGCGTCACGACGAGGCCGAGCGCACCGTCCGCGGCTTCGAGCAGGCGGCCGGCGTCGCCGCCCCGACCGTGGCCGCCGAGGAGGCGCGGGTCGTCGAGAAGCCGGTCCGCGCCTCCGTCGGCCGGCTCTTCGGTGCCGGCATGGCTCGCCGCACGGTCGCGATCTGGGTGGTCTGGTTCATGACCAACTTCTCGTACTACGGCGCCTTCGTCTGGCTGCCGTCGTTGCTCGTCGCGGCCGGGTTCCCGCTCGTGCGCTCGTTCGGGTACGTGCTGATCATCACCCTGGCGCAGCTGCCGGGTTACGCGGCCTCGGCGTGGTTGATCGAGAAGTGGGGGCGCCGGGGGACGCTCGCGACCTTCCTGCTCGGGTCGGCCGTCGCGGCCGTCTTCTTCGGCTTCGGGGCGGTCAGCGGCAGCGTCGCGCAGATCCTCGTCGCGGGCATGGCCCTGTCGTTCTTCAACCTCGGCGCGTGGGGGGCGCTCTACGCCGTGACGCCCGAGCTCTACCCGACCCCGCTGCGGGGCACGGGCGCGGGGTGGGCCGCCGGCGTCGGGCGCATCGCCTCGATCGCCGCGCCGCTGTCGGTGCCCCCGCTGATCGCCCTCGGAGGGCCGCCCACCCTGTTCGTCGTCTTCGGCGCGGTCTTCGTCGTGGGGGCCGTCGCCGCCACGATGCTGCCCGAGCTCCGCGGCACGCGGCTCGCCGAGTGA
- a CDS encoding thermonuclease family protein, giving the protein MSARRRPSRRRLTPRRLLGVLVVLVAGAVLVAFPRLLGDGSAGGDPGGAGAVPVPASVPAAAVEAVVDRVVDGDTVVVLVAGERERIRLIGVDTPETVKPDAPVDCFGPEASAFTTATLPEGATVWLEDDASQGDADRYDRLLRYVWSPDGTMLNERLVAEGYGREDTYDDAYRYRDRFVAAEASAEASRVGLWGACG; this is encoded by the coding sequence GTGAGCGCGCGTCGCCGTCCGTCGCGTCGTCGCCTCACGCCGCGCCGGCTGCTCGGAGTCCTCGTGGTGCTCGTGGCGGGGGCCGTCCTCGTGGCCTTCCCGCGCCTCCTCGGCGACGGGTCGGCGGGTGGCGACCCGGGAGGCGCGGGTGCGGTCCCCGTGCCCGCGAGCGTCCCGGCCGCGGCGGTCGAGGCCGTGGTCGACCGGGTCGTCGACGGGGACACCGTCGTCGTCCTGGTGGCGGGGGAGCGCGAGCGCATCCGCCTGATCGGCGTCGACACCCCCGAGACCGTGAAGCCCGACGCGCCCGTCGACTGCTTCGGACCCGAGGCGAGCGCCTTCACGACGGCCACCCTGCCCGAGGGGGCCACGGTCTGGCTCGAGGACGACGCCTCGCAGGGTGACGCCGACCGCTACGACCGGCTGCTGCGCTACGTCTGGTCGCCGGACGGCACGATGCTCAACGAGCGGCTCGTCGCCGAGGGCTACGGGCGCGAGGACACCTACGACGACGCGTACCGCTACCGCGACCGGTTCGTCGCGGCCGAGGCGTCGGCCGAGGCGTCGCGGGTCGGGCTCTGGGGCGCCTGCGGCTGA
- a CDS encoding TetR family transcriptional regulator produces MARRPTPPRERLLEAARTEFAARGLAGARVDTIARDAEASKERLYAHFSTKRDLFDAALGESIGRWVAVVPFDAHDLPGWASALYDHLASNPDDARLLLWGQIEGVALPSPGVLDHGQLEARRDSVRAAQDAGDISSGWDADELLTMVFGVVLAWFVTPEATNLHTGPQQRRCDVVRQAVARIVAPG; encoded by the coding sequence ATGGCACGACGACCCACCCCTCCGCGGGAGCGGCTGCTCGAGGCGGCGCGGACCGAGTTCGCGGCCCGCGGCCTCGCCGGAGCCCGCGTCGACACGATCGCGCGCGACGCCGAGGCGAGCAAAGAACGGCTCTACGCCCACTTCTCGACCAAGCGCGACCTGTTCGACGCCGCCCTCGGCGAGAGCATCGGCCGCTGGGTAGCGGTCGTCCCCTTCGACGCCCACGACCTGCCGGGCTGGGCCAGCGCGCTCTACGACCACCTGGCCTCGAACCCCGACGACGCGCGCCTCCTGCTCTGGGGCCAGATCGAGGGCGTCGCGTTGCCGAGCCCCGGCGTGCTCGACCACGGTCAGCTCGAGGCGCGCCGTGACTCGGTGCGTGCGGCCCAGGACGCGGGTGACATCTCGTCCGGCTGGGACGCCGACGAGTTGCTGACCATGGTCTTCGGCGTCGTGCTGGCCTGGTTCGTCACGCCCGAGGCCACCAACCTGCACACCGGCCCGCAGCAGCGTCGGTGCGACGTCGTCCGCCAGGCCGTCGCCCGCATCGTCGCCCCCGGCTGA
- a CDS encoding acylphosphatase: MDDVIRRRALVHGSVQGVGFRFSTEGEADRLDVGGFVRNLPDGTVEVEVEGRPDRVALLLEWLDEGPRGARVDRVEVSEITPVGESEFSTRH, from the coding sequence ATGGACGACGTGATCAGACGCCGGGCCCTCGTGCACGGTTCGGTGCAGGGCGTGGGTTTCCGTTTCTCGACCGAGGGCGAGGCGGACCGACTGGACGTCGGCGGCTTCGTCCGCAACCTGCCCGACGGGACCGTCGAGGTCGAGGTCGAGGGACGGCCCGACCGGGTGGCGCTGCTGCTCGAGTGGCTGGACGAGGGACCTCGTGGGGCCCGGGTCGACCGGGTCGAGGTGAGCGAGATCACCCCCGTGGGCGAGAGCGAGTTCAGCACGCGCCACTAG
- a CDS encoding MarR family winged helix-turn-helix transcriptional regulator: MPTPRDPGPTAPSTRPSRSPQADEIVTHMQRLTTESQKVAQAFASRHGLGHIDLEALLHVMQAERDGDPVTAGGLGELLGVTSGAATGVIDRLEKVGHVHRSRDDADRRRVLVRYSDRAREVAGAFFGPLGVMSDRVMAEFDEAELETVRRFLEGMSGAMAERAREVGRPA; encoded by the coding sequence ATGCCCACCCCGAGAGACCCGGGCCCCACGGCCCCGTCGACCCGTCCGTCGCGCTCGCCGCAGGCCGACGAGATCGTCACCCACATGCAACGGCTGACCACCGAGTCCCAGAAGGTCGCCCAGGCCTTCGCCTCGCGACACGGTCTCGGCCACATCGACCTCGAGGCGCTGCTGCACGTCATGCAGGCCGAGCGCGACGGCGACCCCGTCACCGCCGGCGGTCTCGGCGAGCTCCTGGGCGTCACGTCGGGGGCGGCGACCGGAGTCATCGACCGCCTCGAGAAGGTCGGGCACGTGCACCGCAGCCGCGACGACGCCGATCGGCGCCGGGTGCTCGTCCGCTACTCGGATCGCGCCCGCGAGGTCGCGGGCGCGTTCTTCGGGCCGCTCGGCGTGATGAGCGACCGGGTCATGGCCGAGTTCGACGAGGCCGAGCTCGAGACCGTCCGACGGTTCCTCGAGGGCATGTCGGGCGCGATGGCGGAGCGGGCCCGCGAGGTGGGGCGACCCGCCTGA
- the ribH gene encoding 6,7-dimethyl-8-ribityllumazine synthase encodes MSGEGAPTELDVDGTGIRVTIVAGTWHETITDGLLAGALSTVERLGATATVVRVPGSFELPVVAKAALEAGADAVVALGVIIRGGTPHFEYVSDAATSGLLRVTLDTGKPVGFGVLTLDDEQQGLDRAGLPGSKEDKGAEAAHAAVATAVQLRDLARAGTARVAGF; translated from the coding sequence ATGAGCGGAGAAGGCGCCCCCACCGAACTCGACGTCGACGGCACGGGAATCCGTGTCACGATCGTCGCCGGCACCTGGCACGAGACCATCACCGACGGCCTGCTGGCCGGCGCGCTGTCGACGGTCGAGCGCCTCGGCGCCACGGCCACGGTCGTGCGCGTGCCCGGCAGCTTCGAACTGCCCGTCGTCGCGAAGGCCGCGCTCGAGGCCGGGGCCGACGCGGTCGTGGCCCTCGGTGTCATCATCCGCGGCGGCACGCCGCACTTCGAGTACGTGTCCGACGCCGCGACCTCGGGCCTGCTGCGGGTGACGCTCGACACGGGCAAGCCCGTCGGGTTCGGCGTGCTCACCCTCGACGACGAGCAGCAGGGCCTCGACCGGGCAGGCCTCCCCGGCTCGAAGGAGGACAAGGGTGCCGAGGCCGCCCACGCCGCCGTCGCGACGGCCGTCCAGTTGCGCGACCTGGCCCGGGCCGGCACGGCCCGCGTGGCCGGCTTCTGA
- a CDS encoding aldo/keto reductase codes for MKNTTLGQVDGGLDVGRLGLGLMGMSAFYTGNSTDDDESVRVIHRALDVGVTLLDTADMYGPHTNEQLLGRALKGRRDHAVVATKFGNVTDPEARAERTVDGRPEYVRRSVDGSLKRLGIDHIDLYYQHRVDPLVPIEETVGAMGELVTAGKVRFLGLSEAAPETIRRAHATYPITALQTEWSLWSREPEAEILPTVRELGIGFVPYSPLGRGFLTGTIRSVDELAEDDFRRFAPRFSGDNLQANVRIVQQVDEVARAVGATPGQVALAWLLAKGEGIVPIPGTKRRAYLDENVAADDVVLDAEQVHQLDDVAAPKGARYADMSTVDK; via the coding sequence ATGAAGAACACCACACTCGGCCAGGTCGACGGCGGACTCGACGTCGGCCGCCTCGGCCTCGGCCTCATGGGCATGTCCGCCTTCTACACCGGCAACAGCACCGACGACGACGAGTCGGTGCGCGTCATCCACCGCGCGCTCGACGTGGGCGTCACCCTGCTCGACACCGCCGACATGTACGGCCCGCACACGAACGAGCAGCTGCTCGGCCGCGCCCTCAAGGGCCGCCGCGACCACGCCGTCGTCGCGACGAAGTTCGGCAACGTGACCGACCCCGAGGCCCGCGCCGAACGCACGGTCGACGGTCGCCCCGAGTACGTCCGCCGGTCGGTCGACGGCTCGCTGAAGCGCCTCGGCATCGACCACATCGACCTCTACTACCAGCACCGCGTCGACCCGCTCGTGCCCATCGAGGAGACCGTGGGCGCCATGGGCGAGCTCGTCACGGCCGGCAAGGTGAGGTTCCTCGGGCTGTCCGAGGCGGCGCCCGAGACCATCCGCCGTGCCCACGCGACGTACCCGATCACCGCCCTGCAGACCGAGTGGTCGCTGTGGAGCCGTGAGCCCGAGGCCGAGATCCTGCCGACCGTCCGCGAGCTCGGCATCGGCTTCGTGCCCTACTCGCCGCTCGGTCGGGGGTTCCTCACGGGCACCATCCGCTCGGTGGACGAGCTCGCCGAGGACGACTTCCGCCGGTTCGCTCCCCGCTTCTCGGGCGACAACCTGCAGGCCAACGTCCGCATCGTGCAGCAGGTCGACGAGGTCGCCCGGGCCGTCGGCGCCACGCCGGGTCAGGTCGCGCTCGCCTGGCTGCTCGCCAAGGGCGAGGGCATCGTGCCGATCCCGGGCACGAAGCGCCGCGCCTACCTCGACGAGAACGTCGCGGCCGACGACGTGGTGCTCGACGCCGAGCAGGTGCACCAGCTCGACGACGTGGCCGCGCCGAAGGGCGCCCGCTACGCCGACATGTCGACGGTCGACAAGTAG
- a CDS encoding L-serine ammonia-lyase has protein sequence MTDHVSALDLFSIGIGPSSSHTVGPMRAAREFLLGLDVDGRLTDVVRVEAVLYGSLAATGLGHGTPSAVLAGLAGMQPETCDPEVVSGMQQAVEQGGGLRLLGRHQIAFAPNDLRMAPLTRMPRHPNAMSVEAFDAHGGSLAREVYFSVGGGFVVRDGDDERAVPTAEAPFAFTDADDLLRLCDSEGASIADLAWRNEVALHGEADAAVGLDSRWAAMRACVDAGLEATGVLPGWMKVPRRARQFATMLRQQDERATAFALGGSAIDRGRASSLLASDLPAQWLQAYAMAVNEENAGGGRVVTAPTNGAAGIIPAVAYYAMRFHGATDHELSRTFLLTAAAIGSLYKRNASISGAEAGCQGEVGSAASMAAGALTALLGGTPRQVENAAEIAMEHHLGLTCDPVGGFVQVPCIERNAIAAGTAVAATRMALLGDGSHVVSLDTVIETMRQTGRDMKDSYKETSRAGLAVNVIEC, from the coding sequence GTGACCGACCACGTCTCGGCCCTCGATCTCTTCTCGATCGGCATCGGCCCCTCGAGCTCGCACACCGTCGGCCCCATGAGGGCCGCCCGCGAGTTCCTGCTCGGTCTCGACGTCGACGGCCGGCTGACCGACGTCGTGCGGGTCGAGGCCGTGCTCTACGGCTCGCTCGCCGCCACCGGCCTCGGCCACGGCACTCCGTCGGCCGTCCTCGCCGGCCTCGCGGGCATGCAACCCGAGACCTGTGACCCCGAGGTCGTCTCGGGCATGCAGCAGGCGGTCGAGCAGGGCGGCGGCCTGCGGCTGCTCGGCCGGCACCAGATCGCCTTCGCCCCCAACGACCTGCGCATGGCGCCGCTGACGCGCATGCCCCGGCACCCCAACGCGATGAGCGTCGAGGCCTTCGACGCTCACGGCGGGAGCCTCGCCCGCGAGGTCTACTTCTCGGTCGGCGGGGGCTTCGTCGTGCGGGACGGTGACGACGAGCGGGCCGTGCCCACCGCCGAGGCGCCGTTCGCCTTCACCGACGCGGACGACCTGCTGCGCCTCTGCGACTCCGAAGGCGCGTCGATCGCCGACCTCGCCTGGCGCAACGAGGTCGCGCTGCACGGCGAGGCCGACGCCGCGGTGGGGCTCGACTCACGCTGGGCGGCCATGCGGGCCTGCGTCGACGCGGGTCTCGAGGCCACGGGCGTCCTGCCCGGCTGGATGAAGGTGCCCCGACGCGCCCGGCAGTTCGCGACCATGCTGCGCCAGCAGGACGAGCGGGCGACCGCCTTCGCCCTCGGCGGCTCGGCGATCGACCGGGGCCGCGCCTCCTCGCTGTTGGCCTCCGACCTGCCGGCCCAGTGGCTGCAGGCCTACGCGATGGCCGTCAACGAAGAGAACGCGGGAGGCGGGCGCGTCGTCACCGCCCCGACCAACGGCGCGGCCGGCATCATCCCGGCGGTCGCCTACTACGCCATGAGGTTCCACGGCGCGACCGATCACGAGCTGTCCCGCACCTTCCTGCTGACGGCGGCGGCGATCGGGTCGCTCTACAAGCGCAACGCGTCGATCTCGGGGGCCGAGGCCGGCTGTCAGGGTGAGGTCGGCTCGGCCGCATCGATGGCCGCCGGCGCCCTGACCGCCCTTCTCGGCGGGACGCCCCGCCAGGTCGAGAACGCGGCCGAGATCGCCATGGAGCACCACCTCGGCCTCACCTGCGACCCCGTGGGCGGCTTCGTGCAGGTGCCCTGCATCGAGCGCAACGCGATCGCGGCGGGCACGGCGGTCGCCGCCACCCGCATGGCCCTGCTCGGCGACGGCAGCCACGTCGTCAGCCTCGACACCGTCATCGAGACGATGCGCCAGACCGGCCGCGACATGAAGGACAGCTACAAGGAGACCAGCCGTGCCGGGCTCGCGGTCAACGTCATCGAGTGCTGA
- a CDS encoding pentapeptide repeat-containing protein, with the protein MTPSRRPTPSRPATPGGTDAPRLDPVEPRGLVDLGTDLLGPRDSRELERYVDADLTGRDLEGSEFTECVFESPRLGSARLRGARLVESVLADSFAPEFAASRSTWRDVRVERPRWGSAELFDAELRSVHLVGGKIDFLNLRGARLTDVVIEGCTIGELDLGGVQALRVALVDCRIGTLDVTRASLSHTDLRTSDFSRIDGFEGLRGATIDDLQLATFAPTMAAHLGLVVG; encoded by the coding sequence ATGACCCCGTCGCGCCGCCCCACGCCGTCCCGCCCCGCGACCCCGGGGGGCACCGACGCCCCGCGGCTCGACCCCGTCGAGCCCCGGGGGCTCGTCGATCTCGGCACCGACCTGCTGGGTCCGCGCGACAGCCGTGAGCTCGAACGGTACGTCGACGCCGACCTGACCGGTCGCGACCTCGAGGGGTCCGAGTTCACCGAGTGCGTCTTCGAGTCGCCGCGGCTCGGATCGGCCCGACTGCGGGGCGCCCGCCTGGTCGAGTCGGTGCTGGCCGACTCGTTCGCCCCCGAGTTCGCCGCCTCGCGCAGCACCTGGCGTGACGTCCGCGTCGAGCGGCCCCGGTGGGGGTCGGCAGAGCTGTTCGACGCCGAACTGCGGTCGGTGCACCTGGTCGGCGGCAAGATCGACTTCCTCAACCTGCGCGGGGCGCGCCTCACCGACGTCGTGATCGAGGGCTGCACGATCGGCGAACTCGACCTCGGGGGTGTGCAGGCCCTGCGGGTCGCGCTGGTCGACTGCCGCATCGGCACGCTCGACGTGACCCGCGCCTCCTTGTCGCACACCGATCTGCGCACCAGCGACTTCTCCCGCATCGACGGTTTCGAAGGGCTTCGTGGCGCGACCATCGACGACCTGCAGCTGGCGACCTTCGCCCCGACGATGGCGGCTCACCTCGGGCTCGTCGTCGGCTGA
- a CDS encoding riboflavin synthase: MFTGLVEELGRVERVADQGDSVRLTVHGPAVLTDAAHGDSISVSGVCLTVVEQQGDTFTADVMRQTLAMSTVGTFGPGTPVNLERAARVGDRLGGHIVQGHVDGTATVVEIEEGEAWRRVRFDLAEDLAPLLVDKGSVTLDGVSLTVSAISEPGEVPGWFEVSLIPETLAVTTLGGKAVGDRVNVETDVLARHVRRMLRLDALDADGPRGAATPADAADLRDAAVTGRP, encoded by the coding sequence ATGTTCACCGGCCTCGTCGAAGAACTCGGACGCGTCGAGCGCGTCGCCGACCAGGGGGACAGCGTCCGCCTGACGGTTCACGGCCCCGCCGTGCTGACCGACGCCGCGCACGGTGACTCCATCTCGGTCAGCGGCGTCTGCCTGACGGTGGTCGAGCAGCAGGGTGACACCTTCACGGCCGACGTCATGCGGCAGACCCTGGCCATGAGCACCGTGGGGACGTTCGGCCCCGGGACGCCCGTCAACCTCGAACGAGCCGCCCGCGTCGGCGACCGCCTGGGCGGTCACATCGTCCAGGGCCACGTCGACGGCACGGCCACGGTCGTCGAGATCGAAGAGGGCGAGGCCTGGCGTCGGGTCCGGTTCGACCTCGCCGAGGACCTCGCGCCCCTGCTCGTCGACAAGGGGTCGGTGACGCTCGACGGCGTCAGCCTCACGGTGAGCGCGATCAGCGAACCCGGCGAGGTGCCGGGCTGGTTCGAGGTCAGCCTCATCCCCGAGACGCTCGCCGTGACGACCCTGGGCGGCAAGGCCGTCGGCGACCGCGTCAACGTCGAGACCGACGTGCTCGCCCGTCACGTGCGCCGCATGCTGCGACTGGACGCGCTCGACGCCGACGGCCCGCGCGGTGCGGCCACCCCGGCCGACGCGGCGGACCTGCGGGACGCCGCCGTGACGGGGCGCCCGTGA
- a CDS encoding dienelactone hydrolase family protein, protein MTTTEPTPALSPDLQRVLDSVPDPGGVTTSDEVYAATDVDLEGFLATPAGASSSGLVPGVLVLHDWFGVVDHVKVRAQMLARLGYVALAGDVYGQGVRPSPEEAAGEAGKYYGDVALFRSRLLANLERLRAEPGVDPSRIAVMGYCFGGSGALELARAGADVAGVVSFHGGLGTGMPAEKGAVTAPLLVMTGAADPVVPDEAVVGFEDEMRAAEAPDWQVLSYSGVMHAFAVPGTDAPDHGAQYDARADRRSWQQLETFLSEVFA, encoded by the coding sequence GTGACCACGACCGAACCCACTCCCGCCCTCTCCCCCGACCTTCAACGCGTCCTCGACAGCGTGCCCGACCCGGGCGGCGTCACGACGTCGGACGAGGTCTACGCGGCGACCGACGTCGATCTCGAGGGGTTCCTCGCGACGCCGGCCGGCGCCTCCTCGTCCGGGCTCGTGCCCGGCGTGCTCGTGCTGCACGACTGGTTCGGCGTCGTCGACCACGTCAAGGTGCGCGCGCAGATGCTCGCGCGGCTCGGCTACGTGGCGCTGGCCGGCGACGTCTACGGGCAGGGGGTCCGCCCGTCGCCCGAGGAGGCTGCCGGCGAGGCGGGCAAGTACTACGGTGACGTCGCGTTGTTCCGGTCGCGCCTGCTCGCGAACCTCGAGCGCCTGCGCGCCGAGCCGGGCGTCGACCCGTCGCGGATCGCGGTGATGGGCTACTGCTTCGGCGGCTCGGGTGCCCTCGAGCTGGCCCGCGCGGGTGCCGACGTCGCCGGCGTCGTGTCGTTCCACGGAGGGCTCGGGACGGGGATGCCCGCCGAGAAGGGTGCCGTGACGGCCCCGCTGCTCGTCATGACGGGTGCCGCCGACCCGGTGGTGCCCGACGAGGCCGTGGTCGGCTTCGAGGACGAGATGCGCGCCGCCGAGGCACCCGACTGGCAGGTGCTGAGCTACAGCGGCGTCATGCACGCCTTCGCCGTCCCCGGGACGGACGCACCCGATCACGGGGCCCAGTACGACGCCCGCGCGGATCGTCGCTCGTGGCAGCAGCTCGAGACGTTCCTGTCCGAGGTCTTCGCCTAG